A portion of the Arabidopsis thaliana chloroplast, complete genome genome contains these proteins:
- the psbT gene encoding photosystem II protein T translates to MEALVYTFLLVSTLGIIFFAIFFREPPKISTKK, encoded by the coding sequence ATGGAAGCATTGGTTTATACATTTCTCTTAGTATCCACTTTAGGGATAATTTTTTTCGCTATTTTTTTTCGGGAACCACCTAAAATTTCAACTAAAAAATGA
- the psbN gene encoding photosystem II protein N — translation METATLVAIFISGLLVSFTGYALYTAFGQPSQQLRDPFEEHGD, via the coding sequence ATGGAAACAGCAACCCTAGTCGCCATCTTTATATCTGGGTTACTTGTAAGTTTTACTGGGTATGCTCTATATACTGCCTTTGGGCAACCCTCTCAACAACTAAGAGATCCATTCGAGGAACACGGGGACTAG